The nucleotide sequence GAGCGCACCACGGGTGAAGACGTTGCGCCGCTGCGTAAAGAACTGCAGAACTGCATGCAAAACTACTTCGGTGTGTTCCGTACTGGCGAATACATGCAGAAGGGCATCGTACAATTGGCCGACCTGCGTGAGCGGATCGCGAACGTTAAGATCGCGGATAAGAGCCAGGCGTTTAACACTGCGCGAATCGAAGCGTTAGAACTGCAAAACCTTCTCGAAGTTGCCGATGCAACTGCGGTGGCGGCGGAGGCTCGTAAAGAGTCCCGTGGTGCCCATGCCCGCGAAGACTTTGAAGAGCGTGATGACGAAAATTGGCTGTGTCACTCCCTGTATTTCCCGAGTGACAAGCGCGTGACCAAGCGTGCCGTCAATTTAACGCCGAAGACAGTTCCAGCGTTTGAACCCAAGGTTCGGACTTATTAAGGGTGACTGATATGTTGCAAGTCAGCGTTTATCGCTACAACCCAGAGCAGGATCCAGCGCCATTTATGCAGGAGTTCCAAGTCGACGTCGGCGGTAAAGACGTCATGGTCCTCGACGTACTGGCCCTGATCAAAGAGCAGGATCAAACCCTGTCCTACCGTCGTTCCTGCCGTGAGGGCGTTTGCGGCTCTGATGGCATGAACATCAATGGTAAGAATGGTTTGGGCTGCATTACGCCACTTTCGGTCGCAGGTCTCAAAGGCGGCAAGCTGGTCATTCGTCCTTTGCCGGGTCTGCCGGTCATACGTGACTTGGCCGTGGATATGAGCATCTTCTACAAGCAGTATGAGAAGGTGCAGCCATTTTTGCAGAACGATACGCCGGCTCCGGCCATTGAGCGTCTGCAGTCGCCAGAAGAACGCGAGAAGCTTGATGGACTGTATGAGTGCATTCTGTGCGCTTGCTGCTCCACCAGCTGCCCATCGTTCTGGTGGAACCCAGATAAGTTCCTGGGTCCTGCCGCGTTGCTGCAAGCTTATCGTTTCTTGGCTGACAGCCGTGATACCAAGACCGAAGAGCGTTTGGCTTCACTAGATGATCCGTTCAGCGTTTTCCGTTGCCGCGGCATCATGAACTGCGTAAGCGTTTGCCCTAAGGGTCTCAACCCAACCAAGGCAATCGGCCACGTACGTAATATGTTGCTGCAAAGCGGTACTTGATTCACGGTTGTTTGCTAAACCAGTAACACCTACGGCGCTGACTCAACCCAGCGCCGTAGTTTTAGCCAGAACGGTTGCTCACAAAGCGGCGGTTCTACTTTGAACAATATGACGACCAGCAGGGGCATTCGGGCTGGTGCCCGGACTATCTGCGGGACCCGTAGTGGCTCATCAGTCGCTGCTTCAAGACTGATAGCCGTGCGGTTTCTTCGCCGGTGGTGTCCCCTTACCGAGGGTGACCAAGCATGCAAGAAAGCGTGATGCAGCGCATGTGGGACAGTGCCCACCTATCCGGTGGTAATGCTGCCTATGTGGAAGAGCTCTATGAGCTTTACCTGCACGACCCCAACGCTGTGCCAGAAGAGTGGCGCACCTACTTCCAGAAGTTGCCGACTGACGGCAGCGCCGCCACAGACGTATCGCACTCAACAGTTCGCGATCATTTCGTTCTGCTCGCAAAAAATCAGCGCCGCGCCCAACCGGTGTCCGCTGGTAGCGTGAGCAGTGGGCACGAAAAGAAGCAAGTTGAAGTGCTGCGCCTGATTCAGGCTTATCGCATGCGTGGCCATCAGGCTGCTCAGCTCGATCCGCTTGGTCTTTGGCAACGTCCTGCACCTGCGGATCTGGTCATCAATCACTATGGCTTGACTGACGCCGACTTGGACACCACCTTCCGCACGGGTGGGATGTTCATCGGTAAGGAAGAAGCTACCCTGCGCGAAATCCGCGATGCGTTGCAGCAGACATATTGCCGCACCATCGGTGCCGAGTTCACCCACATCGTCGATTCTGAGCAGCGCAGCTGGTTCCAGCAGCGCCTTGAAAGTGTGCGCGGTCGTCCGCAGTTCTCGGCTGACGTGCAGGGCCATTTGCTTGAGCGTCTGACCGCAGCTGAAGGGCTGGAAAAGTACCTAGGTACCAAGTACCCGGGCACTAAGCGTTTCGGTTTGGAAGGTGCTGAGAGCCTAATTCCTTTGCTCGATGAAGTGATCCAGCGTTCCGGCTCCTATGGAACCAAGGAAATCGTCATTGGCATGGCTCACCGTGGCCGTCTAAACGTGCTGGTGAACACCTTTGGTAAGAACCCCCGCGACTTGTTTGACGAGTTTGAAGGCAAAAAAACTGCGGGTCTGTCCTCTGGGGACGTGAAATATCACCAAGGGTTTTCCTCCAACGTAATGACCGCCGGTGGCGAAGTGCACCTGGCCATGGCGTTCAACCCGTCGCACCTTGAGATCGTTTCTCCGGTAGTGGAGGGCTCCGTACGTGCTCGTCAAGACCGTCGTAACGATGCTGCAGGTGAAAAAGTCTTACCCGTTTCCTTGCACGGTGACGCGGCATTCGCCGGTCAGGGTGTGGTCATGGAAACTTTCCAGATGTCGCAGACCCGTGGCTTCAAAACGGGCGGCACGATCCACATCGTGATCAACAACCAGGTTGGCTTCACCATCAGTAACCCGCTGGACTCACGCTCCACTGAGTACTGCACCGATGTGGCGAAAATGATTCAAGCGCCCATCCTGCACGTAAATGGCGATGACCCAGAAGCAGTCATGTTTGTGACCCAACTGGCTGTCGATTACCGCATGCAATACAAGCGTGACGTGGTGATTGACCTGGTTTGCTACCGTCGTCGCGGCCACAACGAGGCTGACGAGCCGAGCGGCACCCAGCCGATTATGTACCAGCAAATCAGCAAACAGCGCACCACCCGTGAACTGTATGCCGATGCTTTGATGGGTTCGTCCAGCCAATCGGTTGAGCAAATTCAGGCCAAAATCGATGAGTACCGCACCGCGTTGGATAACGGTCAGCATGTGGTTAAGAGCCTGGTTAAAGAGCCGAATAAAGAACTATTCGTCGATTGGCGTCCCTACCTAGGTCACACCTGGACTGCTCGCCATGACACCCGCTTTGACCTGAAAACCCTGCAAGAGCTTTCGAACAAACTACTGGAAATTCCAGAAGGTTTAGTCGTGCAGCGGCAAGTGGCAAAGATTCTTGAAGACCGGCAAAAGATGGGCGCTGGTGCGCTCTCGATCAACTGGGGTTACGCCGAGACAATGGCGTATGCCACGCTCTTGTTCGAAGGTCATCCGATTCGTATGACTGGCCAGGACATCGGCCGCGGCACGTTCTCGCACCGTCATGCGGTGTTGCATAACCAGAAAGATGCAAACGCCTATGTGCCACTGAAAAACCTCTATGAGGGCCAGCCTGCATTTGATTTGTACGATTCTTTCCTTTCTGAGGAAGCGGTACTGGCCTTTGAGTACGGCTACGCAACCACACAACCTAACGCACTGGTGATCTGGGAAGCTCAGTTTGGTGATTTTGCCAACGGTGCTCAGGTGGTTTTTGACCAGTTCATTTCTAGCGGTGAGCATAAGTGGGGCCGTCTTTGCGGGCTGACTATGCTGCTGCCGCACGGTTATGAAGGGCAGGGGCCAGAACACAGTTCGGCGCGTCTAGAGCGTTACCTGCAGCTGTGCGCTGAGCACAACATGCAAGTTGCAGTGCCGACCACCCCTGCGCAAATCTACCACTTGCTGCGCCGGCAGATGATTCGTCCATTGCGCAAGCCGTTGGTCGTATTGACGCCGAAGTCACTGTTGCGCCACAAATTAGCCATCTCGACGCTGGAAGATCTGGCTGAAGGTTCGTTCCAAACCGTTATTCCAGAGATCGACAACATCGATCCGAAAAAGGTTGATCGGTTGGTGCTGTGCAGCGGCAAGGTTTACTACGACTTACTGGAAAAGCGTCGCAGTGAAGGTCGTGAGGATATTGCCATCGTCCGTATCGAGCAGCTGTATCCGTTTCCGGAAGAGGATCTGACTGAGGCGCTGTCCGTTTACAAGAACCTCAAGCACATCGTCTGGTGTCAGGAAGAGCCGATGAACCAAGGCGCTTGGTACTGCAGTCAGCATCACATGCGGCGCGTGGCGACAGCATTGAAGAAAACGCTGTTCCTTGAGTACGCCGGTCGTGATGCTTCTGCCGCACCTGCCTGTGGTTACGCATCGTTGCACGCCGAACAGCAGGAAAAACTCCTGCAAGACGCCTTTACTGTTTAACGCCTTCGCGCAGCGGGCGGCTAACTGGGTCGCCTGCTAGAAGAAACCGAATTTAAGGAACCACACACAATGGCTATCGAGATCAAAGCCCCTACTTTCCCGGAATCGGTTGCCGACGGCACCGTGGCCACGTGGCACAAGAAGCCGGGCGATGCGGTTAAACGTGACGAACTGATCGTCGACATTGAAACCGACAAAGTAGTGATCGAAGTGCTGGCCGAGGCCGACGGCGTGCTCGCGACAATTGTCAAAAATGAAGGCGACACCGTGCTCAGCAACGAACTGCTGGGCACTTTAGGTGAAGGCAGCGGCGCTGCTGCTCCGGCGTCCGCTCCTGCTGCTGCCACGGCTGCTCAAACGGCGGCTCCTGCTGTTTCAGGCGATGACGCTATTTTGTCGCCAGCGGCGCGCAAGATCGCTGAAGAAAACGGTATCGACCCAAGCAGCCTTGCCGGGACTGGCAAAGGTGGTCGCGTGACCAAGGAAGATGCGGTTGCAGCGGTTGAAGCGAAAAAGAATGCACCGTCGGCTCCATCGGCTAAACCATCTGCGCCTGCTGCTGCCGAGCCCATGCTTGCTGCCGGTGATCGGGTTGAGAAGCGCGTACCGATGACCCGCGTGCGCGCCACTGTTGCTCGTCGTTTGGTTGAAGCTCAGTCGAACATGGCCATGCTGACCACCTTCAACGAAGTTGATATGACCGAAGTGATGGCGCTGCGCTCCAAGTACAAAGACCTATTCGAGAAGACTCATAACGGCGTGCGTTTGGGCTTTATGTCGTTCTTCGTCAAGGCAGCCACAGAAGCGCTGAAGCGCTTCCCGGCGGTCAACGCGTCGATTGATGGCGCCGATATCGTTTACCACGGTTATGCCGAC is from Pseudomonas sp. TMP9 and encodes:
- the odhB gene encoding 2-oxoglutarate dehydrogenase complex dihydrolipoyllysine-residue succinyltransferase, translated to MAIEIKAPTFPESVADGTVATWHKKPGDAVKRDELIVDIETDKVVIEVLAEADGVLATIVKNEGDTVLSNELLGTLGEGSGAAAPASAPAAATAAQTAAPAVSGDDAILSPAARKIAEENGIDPSSLAGTGKGGRVTKEDAVAAVEAKKNAPSAPSAKPSAPAAAEPMLAAGDRVEKRVPMTRVRATVARRLVEAQSNMAMLTTFNEVDMTEVMALRSKYKDLFEKTHNGVRLGFMSFFVKAATEALKRFPAVNASIDGADIVYHGYADVGVAVSSDRGLVVPVLRNAELMSLAEIENGIATYGKKARDGKLSIDEMTGGTFTITNGGTFGSMMSTPIVNPPQAAILGMHNILQRPMAVNGQVVIRPMMYLALSYDHRLIDGKEAVTFLVTIKNLLEDPARLLLDI
- a CDS encoding 2-oxoglutarate dehydrogenase E1 component codes for the protein MQESVMQRMWDSAHLSGGNAAYVEELYELYLHDPNAVPEEWRTYFQKLPTDGSAATDVSHSTVRDHFVLLAKNQRRAQPVSAGSVSSGHEKKQVEVLRLIQAYRMRGHQAAQLDPLGLWQRPAPADLVINHYGLTDADLDTTFRTGGMFIGKEEATLREIRDALQQTYCRTIGAEFTHIVDSEQRSWFQQRLESVRGRPQFSADVQGHLLERLTAAEGLEKYLGTKYPGTKRFGLEGAESLIPLLDEVIQRSGSYGTKEIVIGMAHRGRLNVLVNTFGKNPRDLFDEFEGKKTAGLSSGDVKYHQGFSSNVMTAGGEVHLAMAFNPSHLEIVSPVVEGSVRARQDRRNDAAGEKVLPVSLHGDAAFAGQGVVMETFQMSQTRGFKTGGTIHIVINNQVGFTISNPLDSRSTEYCTDVAKMIQAPILHVNGDDPEAVMFVTQLAVDYRMQYKRDVVIDLVCYRRRGHNEADEPSGTQPIMYQQISKQRTTRELYADALMGSSSQSVEQIQAKIDEYRTALDNGQHVVKSLVKEPNKELFVDWRPYLGHTWTARHDTRFDLKTLQELSNKLLEIPEGLVVQRQVAKILEDRQKMGAGALSINWGYAETMAYATLLFEGHPIRMTGQDIGRGTFSHRHAVLHNQKDANAYVPLKNLYEGQPAFDLYDSFLSEEAVLAFEYGYATTQPNALVIWEAQFGDFANGAQVVFDQFISSGEHKWGRLCGLTMLLPHGYEGQGPEHSSARLERYLQLCAEHNMQVAVPTTPAQIYHLLRRQMIRPLRKPLVVLTPKSLLRHKLAISTLEDLAEGSFQTVIPEIDNIDPKKVDRLVLCSGKVYYDLLEKRRSEGREDIAIVRIEQLYPFPEEDLTEALSVYKNLKHIVWCQEEPMNQGAWYCSQHHMRRVATALKKTLFLEYAGRDASAAPACGYASLHAEQQEKLLQDAFTV
- a CDS encoding succinate dehydrogenase iron-sulfur subunit, with amino-acid sequence MLQVSVYRYNPEQDPAPFMQEFQVDVGGKDVMVLDVLALIKEQDQTLSYRRSCREGVCGSDGMNINGKNGLGCITPLSVAGLKGGKLVIRPLPGLPVIRDLAVDMSIFYKQYEKVQPFLQNDTPAPAIERLQSPEEREKLDGLYECILCACCSTSCPSFWWNPDKFLGPAALLQAYRFLADSRDTKTEERLASLDDPFSVFRCRGIMNCVSVCPKGLNPTKAIGHVRNMLLQSGT